In Pseudomonas sp. DNDY-54, a genomic segment contains:
- a CDS encoding tRNA-dihydrouridine synthase: MPQLFEPTQIKQLRLRNRTVLAPMTRVSAEPEGTANELMRDYYQAFAEGGFGLLISEGIYTDTAYSQGYLNQPGLATDVQRDSWVPLVEAVHQGGAAFIAQLMHGGAQTQGNIHHARHVAPSAVQPEGSQLKFYGGEGPYATPAEISEEEIQEVIAGFAQAARHARDAGFDGVELHGANGYLLHEFMSAEFNQRTDHWGGDYQARLALPLAVINAVREAVGEAFVVGMRLSQIMVTNSHLKWEGGVEEAKTRIAMLAAAGLDYVHISENDLAAPAFAEGPSLCAIAKASVSIPVIGNGGVKTGEQAQQLLDKAELDLVAIGKAALANHDWPLRARDGDAMTEFDFGMLSPMATITNELAWRGTNDRQATRQPG; the protein is encoded by the coding sequence ATGCCCCAGTTGTTTGAACCCACCCAGATAAAACAGTTACGCCTGCGCAACCGCACCGTGCTGGCACCGATGACGCGCGTCAGCGCCGAGCCAGAAGGCACCGCAAACGAGCTGATGCGCGACTACTACCAGGCATTCGCCGAGGGTGGATTCGGCCTGTTGATTTCCGAGGGTATCTATACCGACACCGCGTACAGCCAGGGCTATTTGAATCAGCCGGGCCTGGCGACTGACGTTCAGCGCGACAGTTGGGTTCCACTGGTCGAGGCTGTGCATCAGGGCGGCGCCGCGTTCATCGCGCAGCTCATGCATGGCGGTGCGCAGACCCAGGGCAACATCCACCATGCCCGTCACGTCGCACCCTCAGCCGTGCAACCGGAAGGGTCGCAATTGAAGTTCTACGGCGGCGAAGGCCCCTATGCGACGCCTGCCGAGATAAGCGAAGAGGAAATTCAGGAAGTCATCGCCGGCTTCGCTCAAGCGGCACGGCATGCCCGCGACGCAGGCTTCGACGGCGTTGAGCTGCATGGTGCCAATGGCTACCTGCTGCACGAGTTCATGAGTGCGGAATTCAATCAACGTACGGACCATTGGGGCGGCGACTATCAAGCGCGGCTCGCCTTGCCGCTGGCTGTGATCAACGCCGTGCGCGAGGCTGTTGGCGAAGCGTTCGTCGTTGGCATGCGTCTTTCGCAGATCATGGTGACCAATAGCCATCTGAAATGGGAGGGCGGCGTCGAAGAAGCAAAAACCCGAATTGCCATGCTGGCCGCTGCGGGCTTGGATTATGTGCATATCTCCGAAAACGACCTTGCCGCGCCTGCGTTTGCTGAGGGGCCGTCGCTGTGTGCAATTGCCAAGGCGAGCGTTTCGATACCCGTTATCGGCAACGGCGGCGTGAAAACGGGCGAACAGGCGCAGCAGCTGCTTGATAAGGCTGAGCTGGACTTGGTCGCGATCGGCAAGGCGGCACTGGCTAATCATGACTGGCCCTTACGCGCCCGTGATGGGGATGCGATGACCGAATTCGATTTCGGGATGCTTTCACCCATGGCTACCATCACCAATGAGCTGGCATGGCGTGGCACGAATGACCGCCAGGCGACCCGCCAGCCTGGCTGA
- the pqqD gene encoding pyrroloquinoline quinone biosynthesis peptide chaperone PqqD produces the protein MSTIQLTQIPVFRRGFRFQWEPAQNCHVLLYPEGMIKLNESASAVLGEVDGARTVGTIVADLQSRFPEAEGIEEDIVAFLEVAVERFWIELR, from the coding sequence ATGAGCACTATCCAACTGACCCAGATCCCGGTCTTCCGCCGCGGTTTTCGCTTTCAGTGGGAACCGGCGCAGAACTGCCATGTACTGCTTTACCCGGAAGGCATGATCAAGCTCAACGAAAGCGCTTCGGCCGTGTTGGGCGAAGTGGATGGCGCCCGAACGGTTGGCACCATCGTCGCTGATTTGCAAAGCCGATTCCCTGAGGCCGAAGGCATTGAAGAGGACATCGTCGCGTTTCTGGAGGTAGCCGTTGAACGGTTTTGGATCGAGCTTCGCTAA
- the pqqE gene encoding pyrroloquinoline quinone biosynthesis protein PqqE has translation MNGFGSSFAKPGFEPGPPLWLLAELTYRCPLQCPYCSNPVDFARSHDELETAEWIEVFRQAREMGAAQLGFSGGEPLVRQDLAELIKAARDLGYYTNLITSGIGLTEEKIASFADAGLDHIQISFQAADEEVNNLLAGSKKAFAQKLAMARAVKAHGYPMVLNFVTHRHNIDNIDRIIQLCLELEADFVELATCQFYGWAELNRAGLLPSKAQLVRAERITNEWRDKLAAENHPCKLIFVTPDYYEERPKGCMNGWGNLFLDITPDGTALPCHSARQLPISFPNVREQSIEQIWKHSMGFNKFRGFDWMPEPCQSCDEKEKDFGGCRCQAFMLTGDATNADPVCSKSAYHDKILAARIEAEQAPRGLDELTFRNEKASKLILKV, from the coding sequence TTGAACGGTTTTGGATCGAGCTTCGCTAAGCCGGGCTTCGAGCCGGGGCCGCCGTTATGGCTGCTCGCCGAGCTGACCTATCGGTGCCCGCTGCAGTGCCCTTATTGCTCGAATCCGGTGGATTTCGCTCGTAGCCATGACGAGTTGGAAACGGCCGAGTGGATCGAGGTGTTCCGCCAGGCGCGGGAAATGGGCGCGGCGCAGTTGGGTTTTTCTGGTGGCGAACCGTTGGTCCGCCAGGATCTGGCCGAGCTGATCAAGGCGGCGCGCGACCTCGGTTATTACACGAACTTGATCACCTCCGGGATCGGGCTGACCGAAGAGAAGATCGCCTCGTTTGCAGACGCGGGGCTCGACCATATCCAGATCAGTTTCCAGGCCGCCGATGAGGAGGTGAACAACCTGCTCGCCGGCTCCAAGAAAGCCTTTGCGCAGAAACTAGCCATGGCCCGTGCGGTGAAAGCCCACGGTTACCCGATGGTGCTGAACTTCGTTACCCACCGGCACAACATCGACAATATCGACCGAATTATCCAACTCTGCCTGGAGCTGGAAGCCGATTTCGTTGAACTGGCCACCTGTCAGTTTTACGGCTGGGCCGAGCTCAATCGCGCCGGACTGCTGCCCAGCAAGGCGCAGCTGGTGCGGGCCGAGCGCATCACCAACGAGTGGCGCGACAAACTCGCCGCCGAGAACCATCCGTGCAAGCTGATCTTTGTCACGCCCGACTATTACGAAGAGCGCCCCAAAGGTTGCATGAATGGTTGGGGCAATCTATTTCTCGACATCACGCCTGACGGCACGGCGCTGCCTTGCCATAGCGCGCGGCAATTGCCGATCAGCTTCCCCAATGTCCGTGAGCAGAGCATCGAACAGATCTGGAAGCACTCGATGGGCTTCAACAAATTCCGCGGTTTCGACTGGATGCCGGAGCCGTGCCAGTCCTGCGATGAGAAGGAAAAGGACTTTGGTGGCTGCCGCTGTCAGGCGTTCATGCTCACGGGCGATGCGACCAATGCGGATCCTGTTTGCAGCAAATCCGCCTACCACGACAAGATTCTCGCTGCACGCATCGAGGCCGAGCAGGCACCGCGTGGGCTGGATGAGCTGACCTTCCGCAACGAGAAGGCATCGAAACTGATCCTCAAGGTGTAA
- a CDS encoding alpha/beta hydrolase family protein produces MTKTVPYGFWPSHWSAANAASASRDYAELRAGHGGLFWIEYDPADARCTLWFWRAGRATCLTPADVSLRSRVYEYGGGAFCLTDQGVAYVNEKDQQIYLQSVGGAAGKPVTLTHRAHCRYGDLQFDPVQLQILAVEEEAIEGAEVAHRLVSFSLNEGNRSVLAEGADFYSSPTVDAESRRMAWIQWQRPEQPWTATTLWMAERGHDHTWQKARCVAGAEGGESLQQPRFGADGTLYCLSDRAGWWQPWREQDDRLIASTHEADAGSSADALLANDHAPAPWQLGTVSYLPLVDGGLLLTRMVDGHGLLLEQDGEGRERQLAAAFSRCRQLAADEQHYYCIGGATDRATAVLAIERHSGMTRILAGGAQPLAADELSTPETLSFATGQDETAHAFFYPPRNAACRSPDGERPPVVVFLHGGPTSACYPVFDPRIQYWTQRGFAVADLNYRGSSGFGRAYRQRLHEQWGVIDVEDAQAVVRALANSGHIDPARTFIRGSSAGGYTALCALASDAGFRGGASLYGVSDPLALRRVTHKFEGDYLDWLIGNPEHHAERYRERAPLHNAAQISVPVIFFQGGQDAVVLPEQTESMVAALRQRNIPVEYRLYPEERHGFRQAANLADALEQECRFYQGLLR; encoded by the coding sequence ATGACCAAGACTGTTCCGTATGGGTTCTGGCCCAGTCACTGGAGCGCCGCGAATGCGGCGTCGGCGAGCCGCGACTACGCCGAACTTCGGGCCGGTCATGGTGGATTATTCTGGATCGAATACGATCCGGCCGATGCGCGCTGCACCCTGTGGTTCTGGCGAGCCGGCCGCGCTACTTGCCTGACTCCGGCTGACGTGTCGTTGCGCAGCCGAGTCTACGAATACGGCGGAGGGGCCTTCTGTCTGACCGATCAAGGGGTGGCTTACGTCAACGAGAAGGATCAGCAGATCTATCTGCAATCCGTTGGCGGCGCCGCCGGCAAGCCCGTGACGCTCACGCACCGAGCGCATTGTCGCTACGGCGATTTGCAGTTCGATCCGGTGCAGTTGCAGATCCTGGCGGTGGAGGAGGAGGCTATCGAGGGCGCGGAGGTGGCGCACCGGCTGGTCAGTTTCTCGCTGAACGAGGGTAATCGCAGCGTCCTCGCCGAAGGGGCGGACTTCTACTCCTCACCGACAGTCGATGCCGAGTCAAGGCGGATGGCATGGATCCAGTGGCAGCGACCCGAGCAGCCCTGGACCGCGACTACGTTGTGGATGGCCGAGCGCGGCCACGATCACACCTGGCAGAAGGCAAGGTGTGTTGCCGGAGCGGAAGGCGGTGAATCTCTGCAGCAGCCGCGCTTTGGCGCCGATGGCACGCTGTATTGTCTGAGCGACCGGGCGGGTTGGTGGCAACCTTGGCGCGAGCAGGATGATCGGCTGATTGCTTCAACTCATGAGGCTGACGCAGGATCCTCTGCCGATGCTCTGCTCGCCAATGATCATGCGCCTGCGCCATGGCAACTGGGGACGGTCAGTTATTTGCCACTGGTTGATGGAGGCCTGCTGCTGACGCGCATGGTTGACGGCCACGGCTTGCTGCTCGAGCAAGACGGTGAGGGACGCGAGCGCCAGTTGGCGGCAGCGTTCAGCCGGTGTCGGCAGTTGGCTGCGGATGAACAGCACTACTATTGCATTGGCGGCGCTACTGATCGCGCGACAGCAGTGCTAGCGATAGAGCGGCACAGCGGTATGACCCGCATCCTGGCCGGCGGCGCGCAGCCGCTTGCGGCTGACGAGTTGTCAACGCCAGAGACGCTCAGCTTTGCCACAGGTCAGGATGAAACGGCTCATGCGTTTTTTTATCCGCCACGGAATGCCGCTTGCCGAAGCCCTGATGGCGAGCGCCCCCCAGTAGTGGTGTTCCTGCATGGAGGCCCGACGTCGGCCTGCTATCCCGTTTTCGATCCCCGTATCCAGTATTGGACTCAGCGTGGCTTCGCCGTAGCCGACCTCAACTACCGCGGCAGCAGTGGATTCGGCCGCGCTTATCGCCAACGCTTGCACGAACAGTGGGGCGTTATCGATGTGGAGGATGCACAGGCTGTGGTCAGGGCACTGGCGAACAGCGGACACATCGATCCGGCGCGCACCTTCATTCGGGGCTCAAGTGCCGGTGGGTACACGGCACTGTGCGCACTCGCGTCTGATGCAGGTTTCCGGGGTGGTGCCAGTCTTTACGGCGTCAGCGACCCGCTTGCGCTACGGCGCGTGACCCACAAGTTCGAAGGCGATTACCTGGACTGGCTGATTGGTAATCCCGAGCATCACGCCGAGCGCTACCGGGAGCGGGCGCCTCTGCACAACGCAGCGCAAATCAGCGTGCCGGTGATCTTCTTCCAGGGAGGACAAGACGCCGTTGTACTGCCCGAGCAAACCGAATCGATGGTGGCGGCCCTGCGCCAGCGAAACATTCCGGTGGAATACCGCCTCTATCCAGAGGAACGCCACGGTTTTCGACAAGCGGCTAATCTGGCAGACGCACTGGAGCAGGAGTGCCGCTTCTATCAGGGCCTGCTTCGCTGA
- the pqqB gene encoding pyrroloquinoline quinone biosynthesis protein PqqB → MFIQILGSAAGGGFPQWNCNCANCAGLRSGTLNASARTQSSIAISDNGDDWILCNASPDIRAQLESFPKLQPARGPRDTAIGAIILLDSQIDHTTGLLTLREGCPHEVWCTEMVHQDLSTGFPLFKMLEHWNGGLRWNPIALTGSFVIPTCPTLTITPIPLRSSAPPYSPHRNDSHPGDNIGLLIKDEKTGGTLFYAPGLGKVSPELLDIMRSADCLLVDGTLWRDDEMRVREVGTKLGSEMGHLQQSGPGGMIEVLDGMPADRKILIHINNTNPILDEDSAERAVLREHGIEVAFDGMSIEL, encoded by the coding sequence ATGTTCATCCAGATTCTCGGTTCTGCTGCTGGCGGCGGCTTCCCTCAGTGGAACTGCAACTGCGCGAATTGCGCGGGCCTACGCAGCGGTACGCTGAACGCCAGCGCACGAACCCAGTCGTCCATCGCCATTAGCGACAACGGCGACGATTGGATCCTGTGTAACGCCTCGCCCGATATCCGCGCGCAGCTCGAATCCTTTCCGAAGCTGCAACCGGCACGTGGGCCACGTGACACGGCCATTGGCGCAATTATCCTGCTGGACAGCCAGATCGATCACACCACCGGCTTGCTGACGTTGCGCGAGGGCTGCCCGCACGAGGTGTGGTGTACCGAGATGGTTCATCAGGACCTCTCTACCGGCTTTCCCTTGTTCAAGATGCTGGAGCACTGGAATGGCGGGTTGCGCTGGAACCCCATAGCGTTGACGGGCAGCTTTGTCATTCCGACCTGTCCGACTCTGACGATTACACCGATTCCGCTGCGCAGCTCTGCACCGCCGTATTCGCCTCATCGCAACGATTCACATCCGGGCGACAACATTGGCTTGTTGATCAAAGACGAAAAAACCGGGGGCACGCTGTTTTATGCGCCAGGCCTGGGCAAGGTCAGCCCTGAGCTGCTCGACATCATGCGCAGCGCCGATTGCCTGCTGGTTGACGGTACGCTCTGGCGCGACGACGAAATGCGTGTGCGTGAGGTGGGTACGAAGCTCGGTAGCGAAATGGGCCATCTGCAGCAGAGCGGCCCAGGCGGCATGATCGAGGTGCTCGATGGCATGCCGGCCGATCGCAAGATCCTTATCCACATCAATAACACCAATCCGATCCTCGATGAGGATTCAGCCGAGCGCGCGGTGCTGCGCGAGCACGGGATTGAAGTGGCGTTCGATGGCATGAGTATCGAGCTATAA
- a CDS encoding polysaccharide lyase family 1 protein, whose amino-acid sequence MRNVVTLMAMSVGIALSPSVFAADAVTHPGKAPLERQTLPARDGFASMGAGTTGGAYASPSRVYDVSTRAELKAAFDAAGDEPKIIRVHGTLLGNANDSGKPLSCEDYAQGTGYTLERYLATYDPAVWGWDTEPTGGPESARVQAAENQRRTMLIQVPSNTTIIGATPDASLVGLSLRIDGERNVIIRNLNHLAVSDCFPQWDPTDGSAGNWNSEYDMVQIINGSSNIWIDHNYYSDEPDFDDLSPSYFGRPFQQHDGSVDITYGSDLVTVSYNRFENRDKLMLIGSTDSPAAGDPGKLRVTIHHNEFINVGQRAPRLRWGQADVYNNHFVRNDDARVSFGYVFGVGYDSHIWAEANAFTFSPSVKQERIIKHWKGQAITTKDNVINRRKVDLLAAYNAQAPADLQLVTDTSWQPTLRTRIHPAQAIPGLLKRRAGPVMTLGKPGKRFR is encoded by the coding sequence ATGCGAAACGTTGTAACACTTATGGCGATGTCAGTTGGCATCGCGCTCTCGCCGTCTGTGTTCGCAGCAGATGCTGTTACTCACCCCGGCAAGGCCCCACTGGAACGGCAAACGCTACCTGCCCGAGACGGTTTCGCGTCGATGGGCGCAGGCACCACCGGGGGCGCCTATGCCAGTCCCAGCCGAGTCTATGACGTCAGTACCCGCGCCGAACTAAAAGCCGCGTTTGATGCAGCCGGAGACGAGCCCAAGATCATCCGCGTCCATGGCACGCTCTTGGGTAATGCCAATGACTCGGGAAAACCGCTGAGCTGTGAGGATTATGCGCAGGGCACGGGCTACACCCTTGAGCGCTATCTGGCGACATACGACCCCGCGGTATGGGGTTGGGATACCGAACCGACAGGCGGGCCGGAAAGCGCGCGCGTCCAGGCGGCTGAAAATCAGCGGCGGACCATGCTGATCCAGGTACCGAGCAACACGACAATCATTGGCGCGACGCCTGATGCGAGCCTTGTCGGCCTGTCGTTGAGGATCGACGGCGAACGTAACGTGATCATACGGAACCTGAACCATCTGGCCGTCAGTGATTGCTTTCCACAGTGGGACCCTACCGATGGTTCAGCGGGTAATTGGAACAGCGAATACGACATGGTCCAGATTATCAATGGCTCGTCCAATATTTGGATCGATCACAACTATTACTCTGATGAGCCGGACTTTGACGATCTGTCACCGTCCTATTTCGGCCGGCCTTTCCAGCAGCACGACGGATCGGTGGACATCACCTACGGGTCGGACCTTGTCACGGTTTCCTATAACCGTTTCGAGAACCGCGACAAGTTGATGCTCATCGGTTCCACCGATTCTCCTGCTGCGGGTGATCCCGGCAAGCTACGGGTGACCATCCACCACAACGAGTTCATCAACGTCGGCCAACGCGCCCCGCGGTTGCGCTGGGGCCAGGCAGACGTCTATAACAACCACTTCGTCCGCAATGACGACGCGCGCGTGTCCTTCGGCTACGTCTTTGGGGTTGGGTACGATTCGCATATCTGGGCGGAAGCCAACGCGTTTACCTTCAGTCCGTCGGTGAAGCAGGAACGAATCATCAAGCACTGGAAGGGACAGGCGATCACAACCAAAGACAACGTCATCAACCGTCGTAAGGTCGACCTGCTGGCGGCTTACAACGCTCAGGCGCCGGCTGACCTGCAGCTGGTCACTGACACGTCCTGGCAGCCGACGCTGCGCACTCGGATCCATCCGGCGCAAGCGATTCCGGGGCTGCTCAAGCGTCGCGCTGGCCCGGTAATGACGCTCGGCAAACCAGGCAAACGCTTCCGTTAA
- the pqqA gene encoding pyrroloquinoline quinone precursor peptide PqqA, translating to MWTKPAFTDLRIGFEVTMYFANR from the coding sequence ATGTGGACTAAACCTGCTTTTACCGACCTGCGTATTGGTTTCGAAGTCACCATGTACTTCGCCAATCGCTGA
- a CDS encoding 3'-5' exonuclease, translating to MPIIRIPQIVDLDALPRFDGLQLDEIIVPDTPEAFNDAMNALLGCAQVGFDTESKPTFKVGELSTGPHLIQFASQNKAYLFRVGLDGCIGAARAILEDDRILKIGFGLSADRSRLRSRLGIELRHFIDLGTTLRYQGKKGQVGLRGAVAAVLNARVNKSRSVSTSNWANRTLTDAQRVYAANDAYAALRVFLALGDDAEQVLADRVMPAASGKPHPIAES from the coding sequence ATGCCCATCATTCGCATACCGCAGATCGTTGACCTGGACGCTCTGCCCCGCTTCGACGGCCTTCAGCTCGATGAAATCATCGTGCCTGACACACCTGAAGCATTTAACGACGCCATGAATGCGCTACTCGGTTGCGCGCAGGTGGGCTTCGATACCGAGTCCAAACCGACATTCAAGGTAGGCGAGCTGTCTACCGGGCCGCATCTGATCCAGTTTGCCAGTCAGAATAAGGCCTATCTGTTCAGGGTTGGCCTCGACGGCTGCATCGGCGCTGCACGGGCCATTCTCGAAGACGATCGGATACTGAAAATTGGCTTCGGTCTAAGCGCTGACCGAAGCCGGTTGCGCAGCCGCCTCGGAATCGAGCTACGGCATTTCATCGATCTGGGCACGACGCTGCGCTACCAAGGTAAGAAAGGTCAGGTGGGGCTGCGAGGCGCGGTCGCAGCCGTTCTGAACGCCCGTGTGAACAAATCTCGCAGCGTATCGACCTCCAACTGGGCCAACCGAACGCTGACGGATGCTCAGCGGGTTTATGCAGCGAATGATGCATACGCGGCGCTGCGGGTATTCCTCGCGCTTGGCGACGATGCCGAGCAGGTGCTGGCAGACCGGGTCATGCCGGCGGCGAGCGGAAAACCCCATCCCATCGCTGAGTCCTGA
- a CDS encoding DUF421 domain-containing protein encodes MEGMFFSGWSTLVRTLVIGVLAYINLIVLLRISGRRTLSKMNAFDLIVTVALGSTFATILLNRNVSLAEGTLALALLIGLQYLVTWTSVRAGWVRKLVTGEPALLLYQGQMLEGAMQAARVTEDEVRSAVRSSGIAALDEVEAVVLETDGNFSVVKKGSGTSRSSLSDVMTPGPRDVEI; translated from the coding sequence GTGGAAGGCATGTTTTTCAGCGGCTGGTCGACACTCGTCCGCACGCTTGTGATCGGTGTACTGGCCTACATCAACCTGATTGTTCTGTTGCGAATTTCCGGTCGGCGGACACTCTCGAAGATGAATGCCTTCGACCTCATCGTCACTGTGGCGCTGGGCTCGACCTTCGCCACCATCCTCTTGAACCGCAACGTCTCGCTCGCAGAAGGCACCCTCGCGCTCGCCTTACTCATTGGTTTGCAGTATCTGGTCACTTGGACCAGCGTTCGGGCTGGCTGGGTTCGCAAGCTGGTCACCGGGGAGCCGGCGCTGCTGTTGTATCAAGGGCAGATGCTAGAGGGCGCCATGCAAGCCGCACGCGTCACCGAGGACGAAGTGCGCTCTGCCGTTCGCTCCAGCGGAATAGCTGCCCTGGATGAGGTGGAAGCCGTGGTGCTGGAGACCGATGGCAACTTCAGTGTGGTGAAGAAAGGCTCGGGTACCAGCCGGTCCAGCTTGTCTGATGTCATGACGCCCGGCCCGCGCGATGTCGAGATTTGA
- a CDS encoding MFS transporter — protein sequence MKETWSPFPWVCFAMCVGVMGTALISPLYPVYQAAWDLRTSDISLIYVVYMVGALFGLLFMGRLSDTLGFRAVMLTGLVLGWAGTLLTMLAWSLPSLNIGRFAVGLSSSLIVTSASVGLVQISRDGASQRISMITSFLLAFGFGLGPITGGVIGQWLPNPLRVTYVPSLFLGVLAIYALMRVQLKCHAPERAASPLSWRTFMPRLTWAGRESSIAFMLTCACPFFAFGVFGIYASMAPLFLEKMLPWHGPVVSGTSIGVILLASALTQLLCARMSLRWCGLLGLLAVVLSNAMLVLNFTLGSPVVFVIGVCSAAAGHGMCLLAGISMVNRIATPTERSGLISTYLVCGYVGSIVPLIGAGWIADHYGLPVAISLLGWVVIGLATPLAIWFFIHPRMRAA from the coding sequence ATGAAAGAAACATGGTCCCCGTTTCCCTGGGTGTGCTTTGCCATGTGTGTGGGTGTCATGGGCACGGCGCTCATTTCACCGCTGTATCCGGTCTATCAGGCGGCATGGGATCTCCGGACCAGCGATATTTCACTGATTTACGTGGTTTACATGGTGGGAGCGCTGTTCGGGTTGCTGTTCATGGGGCGCCTGTCCGACACCCTCGGATTTCGAGCCGTGATGCTGACCGGCCTCGTTTTGGGTTGGGCCGGCACGCTGCTGACAATGCTCGCCTGGAGCCTTCCAAGTCTTAACATCGGTCGCTTCGCTGTGGGGCTGTCCTCCAGCCTGATCGTCACCAGCGCCTCAGTGGGGCTGGTTCAAATCTCCCGGGACGGCGCCTCTCAGCGCATCTCCATGATCACCAGTTTTCTCCTAGCCTTCGGCTTTGGCCTGGGGCCGATCACTGGCGGCGTCATTGGCCAATGGCTGCCGAATCCGCTACGGGTCACCTACGTACCGTCGCTGTTTCTCGGCGTGCTGGCAATTTACGCGTTGATGCGCGTGCAACTGAAATGCCACGCGCCTGAACGGGCGGCATCGCCCCTCAGCTGGCGGACATTCATGCCGCGGCTGACCTGGGCAGGGCGCGAGAGCTCAATCGCCTTCATGCTGACGTGCGCGTGTCCGTTTTTCGCGTTTGGTGTTTTTGGCATCTACGCCTCGATGGCCCCGCTGTTTCTGGAGAAAATGTTGCCGTGGCACGGCCCCGTTGTGAGCGGAACCTCCATCGGCGTCATCCTCCTTGCCTCAGCCCTGACGCAACTGTTGTGCGCCAGGATGAGCCTGCGTTGGTGCGGACTGCTCGGGTTGCTGGCCGTCGTGCTGAGCAATGCCATGTTGGTGCTCAACTTCACGCTGGGCTCGCCCGTGGTGTTCGTTATCGGCGTGTGCTCCGCTGCGGCCGGGCACGGTATGTGCCTGTTGGCGGGCATCAGCATGGTCAACCGCATCGCCACCCCGACCGAGCGATCTGGGCTGATCTCAACCTATCTGGTTTGCGGCTATGTCGGCAGTATCGTGCCCTTGATAGGCGCCGGCTGGATCGCCGACCACTACGGCCTGCCTGTGGCGATCAGTCTGCTCGGATGGGTTGTGATCGGGCTAGCTACGCCCCTGGCCATCTGGTTTTTCATCCATCCCCGTATGCGAGCGGCATGA
- the pqqC gene encoding pyrroloquinoline-quinone synthase PqqC codes for MTLSAMTPAEFEAALRAKGDYYHIHHPFHRAMYEGRSTREQIQGWVANRFYYQVCIPVKDAAIMANCPDRETRREWVQRIIDHDGGPGEEGGIEAWLRLAESVGLDREQILSQELVLPGVRFAVDAYVNFARRAVWQEAASSSLTELFAPTIHQSRLDAWPQHYSWIDASGYDYFRKRLKEARRDVEHGLRITLDHYKTRVAQERMLNILQFKLDVLWSMLDAMSMAYELDRPPYHTVTRERVWHKGITF; via the coding sequence ATGACCCTGTCAGCCATGACGCCCGCCGAATTCGAGGCGGCGCTACGCGCCAAGGGCGACTACTACCACATCCATCACCCCTTCCATCGGGCCATGTACGAAGGTCGCTCGACGCGTGAGCAGATCCAGGGCTGGGTGGCGAATCGCTTCTATTACCAGGTCTGTATCCCGGTGAAGGACGCGGCAATCATGGCCAACTGTCCGGACCGCGAAACGCGCCGGGAATGGGTCCAGCGCATCATCGATCACGATGGCGGCCCAGGTGAGGAAGGCGGCATAGAGGCCTGGCTGCGGCTGGCCGAATCCGTAGGTCTGGATCGCGAGCAGATCCTGTCACAGGAACTCGTGCTGCCGGGCGTGCGCTTCGCCGTCGATGCTTACGTCAACTTTGCCCGCCGGGCAGTCTGGCAGGAGGCGGCCAGTAGCTCGCTGACCGAGCTGTTCGCACCGACCATTCACCAGTCACGGTTGGATGCGTGGCCGCAGCACTACAGCTGGATCGATGCATCCGGTTACGACTACTTCCGCAAACGCTTGAAAGAAGCCCGCCGGGACGTCGAACATGGCCTGCGGATCACACTCGACCATTACAAGACGCGCGTCGCCCAGGAGCGCATGCTGAATATTCTTCAGTTCAAACTCGACGTCCTGTGGAGCATGCTCGACGCCATGAGCATGGCTTACGAGTTGGATCGTCCGCCGTATCACACCGTCACGCGCGAGCGCGTCTGGCACAAGGGCATCACGTTCTGA